The Clostridia bacterium DNA segment TATCTCCCTGATTCTGCGGTCCGGAGAGAAGATTCGGGGGCATATCATGGCTCGATTCGATATGGACTTTTCCCGGCATGGTGAAATCCCTGCGATTACCAAGATGCTGCCGCCTCATCTGGAGGCCTTGAGCCACCTCCTTCCGCTGGTATGCGGGTGGCCGCACCAACATCAGTTACAATTGCCTGGACCGGAACCTCAAAAGGGGCCGGTCCGGCCGCGCGGCCTTGGTGTTAGAAGCCGGGGAAACCGGTGGGATAGCGGTGGTAACCTACGGCCAGCTGTTCGAACTGGTCAGGCGCTGTGCCGCCGCACTAAGGGCCCTGGGGGTGGGCCGGCCGGGATAAATTGAGGAGGGGGGATGCGAAGGGCAAATCAGAGCGGAAGACAAGCACGACGGTTTGGCAGGATGGGTTTCGGAGTTTTCCGGCATTGGGGAGTAAGCGAACAGAAGAAGGGGGCAACAGTCGCATGACCGGCAAGTCTATACTGGTCCTGATTATAGTGCTGGTCTACCTGCTGGCCGTGGTCATCGGCATCGGCGTGGCCGAGGCGCGGCGGCGAAGGGGAGCCAAGGACGAGTTTGCCCTGGCGGCCCGTACCATGGGGTTGTGGGAGGTGGGCCTGACCTGCGGGCTGGCCGTATTAGGGGCGGTGCACGTCACCGGCTTTTTTGAAATGTCCTGGTTCAACGGGGCCGCTACCTTGTGGTTTTCCATCGGCTCGGCGTTTACTCTGGCCATTCTGGCCGCTACCAGCGGGCGGTGGGCCCGAAGCATGGGGGTGGGTACGGCCTACGAGCTGGTGGGTCGGGCTACCGGGAGCCAGGCCCTGGCGGTAGTCAGCGTTTGCGTGGGGGCGCCTTTAATCTGGGGGGTGCTCACCCTGGAAACGCAGGGCTTGGGAATTATCATGTCGGCCTTGACCGGCGTTCCGCTGCAGTACGGGGTAGTCATAGGAGCAATAATCGGCATTCTGTACGTCTTCATCGCCGGAATGAAGCAGGTAGCCCGTCTCAATCTCATAAATATCGGCGTGCTTTACGTGGGCGGCATCGTGGCCGCCGCCTACCTGAGTTTTGCCCTCCCGCAGGGCTGGAGCGGGGTGAGCGAGTTCTACGTGGCTCAGAATGAGGCCTGGGCCTTAAGCATCATGGGACCGCCGGGAACCCTGATATCCTTTGCCCTGGTTAACCTTCTCGTGCTGCCCCTGTTCCACCTATCCAACCAGTTTCTGCTGCAGCCCATGATCTCCGCCGACAGTGCCCGCACGGTACAGAGGTCCATGTGGATTGCCGTGCCGGTCAACGCGGCCTTCGGTATCTTCACCTGCGCCATGGGACTGGCGGCGAAGACTATTCCCCAGTTTGCGGAAATGGGCCCCAAGTTGGCGGCGCCGGGAATGCTGGTAGGGCTGTTGCCCTGGTGGCTTTGCGCCTGGCTGCTGGCCAGCTTCCTGCTGGTGGTGCTCTCCACCTTTGCCATCACCTGCCTGGCTCCGTCCACCGCCTTCGTGAAGGACATCTACGTCAACCTGCTCAAACCTCAGGCCACGGAGAAAGAGGTTGAGCGTGCCATCCGCACGGTCATGCTGATATTGGCGGTGGCGGCGGTAATACCTTCCATGGCCCTCCCGCCCATCGTGGCGGCCATACTGTGGCTCTATGCCTGGTCGGTTCCGGTCTCAGTCTCTCTGGTAATGGGTCTCTTTTGGAAGCGCTCTCCCCTGGCCTCCGGCATTACCTGGGCCGTGGCCTGGGTGGCCAACGCTCTGTGGTCCTTTACCGGGCTGCCGGCGGCACTGGGCGTGCCCAACCTGCCGGGTATATACATTGTGCTGCTCATCAGCCTGGTCCTGGGGATCATACTGACCGCCGTGTGCAAGGGCGAACCGGGTTACTTCTTGGCCCGCCGCCGACCGGCTGCAGCGGTGAGCGCCTAAGCCCACGGCCAGGTTGGCTTGCCGGCCGCGAGGCGAGAGCAGAAAACGCTAAAGAGGGTGATGTGAATGCTGGTGTGGGACTTATTCTGGCGGGTAATGGTTACGGTAATGGTGGCCACGGTGATTATCGAACTCCTGTTGCGTTTTGGCGAACGCCGGCAGAGTAAGGGGGCTTAAGCATGGAAGAAGTAGTGGTTACCCGGTACTGGATGCTCATGATCATGCTGCTCATGGTGGTCTACGCGGTCTTTGCCCTCTGGTGGGGGGTAATCAGGAAACGGCCCCAGTCCACGGACTAGACTAGACCGGGGTCTTGGGCAGTCAGAGTGGGGTGTTGGCGGTTTGGGGGCGCAGGGCAGCCTGACGCCCCTCTTTTCGGGCTCCAGGAGGCCCAACTCAGGTAAAGAAAGGAGGAAGCCGGCATGGCCCCAGTTGGCCGGGGTCGAGTTCCCTGGACCTTTCGCCGGGATCGCAGCGCCCTGTTAGTGATCGATTTACAGAACGATTTTGTAGCTCCGGGCGCCATCATGGAGGTGCCCGAGGCCCGGCGGCAGATTCCCAAAGTCAAGGCGCTGATCGAGGGTTGCCGCCGGCTGGGGGTACCGGTGATTTATACCGTGCACGTACATCATCCTTCGCTAGACCTGTGCCCGCTCCAGAGGCGTATGTTCCCCCGTCTGGCCGAGGAGGGGCTCAGGGAGGGCACTCCGGGGGTGGAGGTCTATCCGGAAATAGCCCCGCAACCGGGGGAGCTGGTGATCCGCAAGCGGAGGTTCAGCGCCTTTTACAATACCGAGCTGGAAACCGTGCTCCGCAATCTGAAAGGCCCCAGCCAGATCGATACGGTGATCATCTGCGGCACCGTTACCAATATCTGTTGCGAGTCTACCGCCCGGGACGCCTTTTTCCGGGATTACAAGGTGGTGTTCGGCAGCGACGTGAACGCCGCCCTGGATGAAGAGCTGCACCGGGCGACACTGCGCAACATGGCCGAGGTCTTCGGCCGGGTGATGGACGGCCAGGCCATCCTGGCAGCGTTGGAGGCAGGAGAAGGATGAGACCACCTTCGGGAGAAGGGGAGACGGCCCCGGCGGTTAAAGGCGGTGAGGGCGGCCGGCCCGAAGAAGCGCTCCGGAACCGCTATCTGCGGGTCCGCTCCCTGGCCGAGGCGTCGGCGCGTAGAGAGGGAGGCGTGCGGGAGGATCTGGGCCGCTACCTGGAACTGGCCGGCCAGTACGGAGCGGCGGCGGGTCGAATACTCCGCCGCGAGGACCTGCGCCTGGACCCAAGGGTGCGCCTGAAGTGTCAGGTGCCGAGGTGCCGTCATTTCGGTGCCTGCGCCAACTGTCCCCCCTTTGTCCCTAACCTGGCCGAGGCGCCCGAGCTAATCGGCCGTTACTCCTGGGGCTTGCTGCTGCGCTGGGACTGGGAGCGGGCGGCGCCTGCCGCGGCCGGGATGGCGTCGCGCCGGGCGGTCTACGAGGCAATCGGCGCCGTGGAGGCCGCGGCTTTCTACGACGGGTACTACCTTGCCGCCGGGTTTGCCTCCGGTTCTTGCCGCCGCTACCTGTGTAAAGGTGAGCCCTGTCGGGCGTTGGTGATTCCGGGAGAAGGCTGCCGTTTCCCCCTTCTTTCCCGGCCGAGCCTGGAGGCGGCGGGATTCGACGCCTACGGTATGGCCAGGGATGCGGGTTGGGATATGTATCCGGCCGGCAGCCATCCACCTGAGGAGGTATGCCGGCTAACGGCCGTGGCCCTGGTGTTAATTGATTAGCGTCCTGCTTTTTGTAGGGACGTACCAATATTGTTTCATGTTAACAACTCGCCGAGCCTGATTTGGTCGTTTGCAACCTTCAAATCATTGTAAAATACGCGTATACTTGAGCTGCCACGGTGGAGAGGATCGAGAAAACGGAGGCTTCACACGGGGCGGTTGCCACCTTTACAGGGGGAGGGTTGGGATTTGGGCGAGTTCTGGAACGAAGAGCTGGAAACCATGCCTTGGGAAGAAGTACAGCGCTATTGGCTGGGCGTGCTATCCCGCCAGCTGCAGTACGTCAAGGAGGCCAGTCCCTTTTACCGGGAAAGGCTGAAGAATTTCCAGCCGGAGCGTCTGCGCTCTCTGGAGCAGATGCGCGAATTGCCCTTCCTTACCAAGGAGGACGTACGCAGCGCCCAGAGTGCTGCGGATCGGGATATGCCCCTGGGCAGCCTGCAAACGGCCCGGACCGAGGACATAGTGCAGGTGCTATCCTCTTCGGGCACTTCGGGCCGGCCGGTCTTTTACGGGCTGACCAGGAAGGACCTGGAGGCCTTCCGCGACGGCCTGGCCATGTTCTTCTACACCGCCGGGGTGAGGAAGGAGGACATCGTGGCCCACACGACCGCCGTACCCCTGTTCGCCGGCGGCGATCCCTACTTCGAGGGCATACGCCACATCGGGGCCACCACGGTGTGGATCGGCGGCGTTTCCACCACGCGGGTACTGGAGATCATGCGCTACACCCACTGCAACGTCTTGCAGGCTACGGCCTCCTTCGACGTCTACCTGGGCGAGCACTGCCTCGAGGCTTTGGGGGTAGAGGCCAGCAGGTTGGGGATAGTCAAGGTCCTGGGCGGAGGCGAGCCGGGGCTGGGGGAGGAACCCATAAGGCGAAAGCTTAAGGAACTGTGGGGCGAACCCACGGTGCGCGAGATCATGGGCCTGGCCGACGTGTTCCCGGGCGTCTGGGCGGAGTGCGAGCAGGAAAGCGGGATGCACTTCGTGGCGCTTCGGGACGTGGCGGTGGAGCTGATCGATCCCCAGAGCGGCGAGCACCTGCCCTGGGAGCCGGGGGTTACGGGCGAGCCGGTGTACACCGCGCTGCGGCGGGAGGCAACGCCGGCGGTGAGGTACCGCTCGGCCGACCTCATCCGGGTTGAGGGCGTGGGGTGCGCCTGCGGGCGGCACTCGCCCAGGATCCGCTGTATCGGCCGCATTGACGATATGCTGATTTACAAGGCTATGAACGTTTTCCCTTCGGCCATCCGGGACGTGATCCTCAACCATTTCGGAGATGCCGTCACCGGCTACATCCAGGTAGTCAAGGATTATCCGGGCCAGGTGCGGTTCGACCATCCCATTCCGGTTGACGTGGAGGTGAAATCCCCGGCCCAGGATCTGGCCGCCCTCAAGCGCTCCATGGAGGACAAGGTCAGAGACCTTCTGAACGTGCGTATCGAGGCTACACTGGTGGCGCCCAATACCCTGCCGCGTACGCAATACAAGACCGCTCTGGTAAGGGTGCGCAGCTAGAAGGCTTCGGGCCGGACCCCGGGGCCGGCGGCCGGCAGCGAAGGGGGCAGTGCAGGTGGAGGGCAGAGTGCAGTGGGAAAAGGCCGGCACTGAAGGATCCCATATGGGCCGTGAGGGCTACGTCGGGGACGGCGAGGGGTTCTGGCCGGAGGAAGACCCTCTTTGGACGGGTTACGAATCGTTCCTGGAGGACCTGGTGGCCGGCTCCGACTGCGGCGGTGCGCTGCTGTTCGTGGCCTCACCGGTGACCGGCGGTTACCTGGCGGTAGTGCTGAGAAGCGCGAACGGCGTGCGAAAGAAACGGGTTTGCCTTTCCCCGGAGGCGCTACCCCTCTTGGCCGTTGCCGCCGGCGACCGCGAGTACAGGCTTACCAACGAGGCCATCGGATCTTTGCTGGCGGTAGCCGGAGAAGACCCCGCCCTTCCGGCGGAGGGAGCCTGCTTTTGCCTGGCCGAGCAGCGCCTCGTCGGCTTTGCCGTCCTGGGAAGGCCCGACTGGCCTGTTGCCGTACCCCCGGGCCTGCTGCAATTGCTTACCCGCGTGAGCCGGCAATTTGCCCGTCTCCTCACGACGGTGGAGACACTGAAAAAGGAACGGAAGCTGCTCAACGACACCCTGTCCTGTCTGCGCGAGGCCAACGAGCGCCTTCTGGAGGGGGGTGGGTTCGAAGCCGCCCTGGAGAGGGTCCTGGAGGCGGCGCGAAGCATGGTGGGGGCGGAAGGGGCAGGTCTTTTGCTGTACGAGGAGGAGACCGGGTACCTAACCCTGCAGAAGCCGGCCTTCGGGTCTTACGACGAGTACCGGATAGGGCGCTATAAGGTTACCACCGAGGAGCCCAGCAACGCGGTACGGGTGTTCAAGACGCGAGAGCCCTACGTTTCCAACAATGCCCCTCAGGACCCCAGGTTCGTCAAGGACCTCCTGGACCTGTTCCCGGCACGCAGCGTGGTGAGTCTTCCGGTGGTGGCGGGTGACCGGTGCATCGGGGTGATGCACGTCACCAACAAGCCGGGAGGTTTCAGCGAGGAAGACGTGTTCGTCCTGAAGTCGGTGGTCTCCCAGCTGGCCATAGCCATTGCCAATGCCCGGCTGGTCTCCCGCATCAAGATGGAAGAGACCCAGTCGCGGGTGCTGTACGAGCTGAGCCGAGACTTCAACCTGCTGGACGCGGACGGGCTGGTGCGCCGGGCGGCGGAAGCCGCCTCGCAGGTGCTGCCGGTACTGGGGGTGGCGATTGCTCTCCGCCCGGAGGCCTCGGACCAGCCCAAAATCGTGGCCGGGGGAGGCTGCGCTACCGGGTGGGTAGGCCGCAACCTCCCCGCGGAGCTGCTGGCCGACGAACTCGAGGTGAAAGACCTCCGGGCCCCACAGACGCCCGTCAACTGGATGGAAGAGGAGGCGGCGGCCCTGGGCGCCACCTCCCAGGTTCGGGTGGCCGTGGGCACCGGAGGAGAAGTGCTGGGGGTGCTCCTGGCCTGGACGGGCGGGAACGCCCAGCTTGCTCCTTCGCAGTTACGCTTTCTTTCGCTTCTGGGCAGTCAGATGGCGATGGCGGTCAGAAACGCCCGGCTGTTTGCTTCCGAGAAGAGGGTAACCCGCAGGCTGGAGCGGATTACCAGCATCAACGAACAGATTGCCCGTCTCATTCTGGAAGGAGCGGGAATCCAGGCCATTACCGAGGCCCTGGCCGAGAACCTCCACCGTCAGGTAGCCTTTTACGACTGTCGGCTGGTTCGCCGGGCCTGGGCGGGCCTCGAAGGCGAGGAATTGGCCGCCGCCGAGCAGGCCCTCAAGCAGGTAGCCACGGAGCACCTGAGGGATGCGCCTCCGGACGATACGACCCCGATTTCCGTCCCCGGACCCCAGGGAAGGGAGCTGGTGTTAGTTCCGATCGAACTGGGGGCGGACGTGGGCGGCTACCTGGTGCTGTTGGTGGAGCGCAAGGAGGAGTACGAGGAACTGAAGGAGATAGTCCTCCGGGTACTGCCGGTGTACGCTCTGGAACTGCTGAAAGAGCAGAGCCGGGTAGCCCAGGGCGTAATTCAGTACGCGGAGCAGGAACTGGTTTCCAAGCTGATCGGCGGCTCGGGACTTGCCGGCGGGGAGGTCTTGGCTCGGGCGGCAGGGTTGGGATACGACGTGGGGCGACCGCACCTGGTGGCGGTGTGTGCCCCGGCGGAAGGCGGGGCGACGGGCGAGAGCGGTTCCGGCCGGGCCGCCCGCCGGCTTTCCCGGACCGAGGTGACGGAGATACGCTCCTTCATCCGGCAGTCCTTCCCGGACAGTCTGCGCGCGCTGGTCGACGGCCGGATAGTGGTACTGATACCCGACCGCCCGGAGCGGACCCGGCGCCAACTGGAGGTGTTGGCCCGGAAGTACCACCTCTGGATAGGGGTGGGAGGCTACGTGGAGAACCTCAAGGACTTTCCCGTTGCCTTTTCTCACGCCTGTTTCAGCCTGGGGTACGCGCGACGCTTCGGCCTGGGCCCGGGCGTGACCTGCTTTCAGGAGTTGGGGCTTTACCAGGCGCTGGCCAGCGAGGATACGGCGCGTTGCCTTTACCATACGGCGGTTGCCACGCTGGGCCCGCTGTTGGAGCGAGACCTCGAGAGAGGCACCGGCTATCTTAAAACCCTGGCGACTTTCTACGCGCAAGGCGGAAGTGTGAAGGCGGCCGCCGAGGCCATGTTTTGTCACCCGAATACCATACGCTATCGTCTGGAAAGGATCCGCGAACTCTTAGGGATTGGCATTGCGGAGCCGGACCGGCGGCTTAACCTGGAGGTGGCGTTGCGGGTCATCCGCTACTACCACCCGCAATTGTTCTGATATGTATCAAGCGTCTAAATGGATGGTTAAAGCTTATCATTTGGCCACATTACCCTGCATCCGGTCGGCTGATATTCTGGTATCAGGCGGAGATTCGCCGTGTGGCTTTGTGGCCAGTTCCATATAGGGGGTCAGATCATTGTTGCGAGGGGCGTTACACGGTCTGCGCGTGCTGGATTTGTCCCGGCTGCTGCCCGGTCCGCTCTGTACCGCCATTCTGGCCGCCTACGGGGCGGACGTGACCAAGGTGGAGGATCCTCACCGGGGTGATTGGGCCAAGACCGTCCCGCCGCTTTTCGGCGGGGCCAACCTGACCTACACCAACGTAAACCGGGGCAAGAGGATCATCGAGCTCGACCTGAAGTCGGAGCCGGACCGAGAACGCTTCTGGGAACTGGTGGACGCTTCGGACGCGCTGGTTCAGTCTTTTCGACCCGGAGTAGTGCGGCGGCTGGGGATCGATTACGCGGCGGTCAGGGAGCGGAACCCACGACTGGTGTACGTTTCGCTCAGCGCCTTCGGAGAGGAAGGCGAGTTGGCCGGCCGTGCGGGCCACGACCTCAATTGCCTGGCTCTGGCGGGGCTGCTGGATTTGAACCGCGACGACCGCGGCAGGCCGGTGATACCCGGCGTGCAGATTTCCGACCTCAGCATAGCCCTGTGGGGAGTCGTAGGCGTGCTGCTGGCCCTGGCCCAACGCCAGAGGACCGGGCGGGGGTGCCACCTGGAGTTGAGCCTCCTGGGAGTCAGCCTTTCCTGGCTGGTCGGCGAACTGCACCGGCTGGGCACCGGGGCCGGGGCTGCGGAAGCGGCTTTCCCGGTGCCGGGCTTTCTGGGCGGCGCCCTGGCCTGCTACAACCTGTATCCGGTCAAGGGAGGACGGTTTGCCGCCCTGTGCGCCCTGGAACCTCACTCCTGGCGGGAGGTATGCCTTCGCCTGGGCCGGGAGGAATGGATCGATTGGCAGTTCCTCCCGGAAAAACAAGGGGAAATGATCCGGGCGCTGGGCGAGACCTTTTCTGCCGCCCCCTGGGAGCACTGGGGGCAGGTCCTGGGAGAGCAGGTGGCCTTCAGCCCGGTATTGAGCGTGGAGGAAGTGGCGGCCCACCCGGCCCCCGCCTCCACCGGGGTGTTGGAGAAGACTGCCCTGGCCCCGGGGCTCGAAGTCTACCAGGTGGCCTGGGGGGCGTGCGTGAGAGCTGCGGAGTAAGGGAGCACTCGGGGGGTTGGGGCTGCTCGGTTGCCTTGCCTCCTTCCCGCCGGCGGTTTTGCCCCCAGAGGCTTTAGGGCTTTAGCGGGAGGTCTAGACTTGGCGGCGAGACCCTGAAGGCTCAGAGGCTTGAACACGGAGGGATGACAAATGTGGCAGGCAATGGCTCCGGTCGCGGGACTCATTGCGAAGATCAGCGTCAAGGAGGGCCAGGTAGTAGAACGAGGCCAGATCGTGGCCTTCGTGCAGTGCATGAAGACGGAGATACCGGTAGTGGCCGAAGATGGCGGAGTGGTCCGCTCCATCCGGGTGGAGGAAGGCGACGAAGTGGAACTGGGCGACGTTATCCTGGACGTGTGCTAGGCGGGCCCGCACGCGGGGGCGCCCGGGACGGGCAGGGGGGTGAAGGGTGATGATCGGCAAGGTACTGGTGGCCAACCGGGGGGAGATAGCCCGTCGGGTAATCCGGGCCTGTCACGAACTGGGTCTCAAGGCCGTAGCCGTCTATTCCGACGCCGACCGCGAGGCCTTGCACGTAAGGGAGGCGGATGAGGCCTATCACCTGGGCCGTTCCCGGCCGTTGGACAGCTACCTCAACATACCCCGGATCATCGAAGTCCTGAAGCAGTCGGGGGCGGACGCCGTGCACCCGGGCTACGGGTTTCTGGCGGAGAACGCCCGGTTCGCCCGGGCGGTGGAAGAAGCGGGCACCTGCTGGATAGGCCCGCCGGCGGACGTCATGGAAGTGCTGGAATCCAAGTGCCGGTCCCGCCGTCTGGCCCGGGAGGCCGGGGTCCCGGTGGTGCCCGGATCCCTGGAAGGCCTCCACGATTTCGGGGAGGTAGAGGAGTGGTTCGATCGATTGGGCCCGCCGGTGGCGCTCAAAATCGACCGGGGTGGCGGCGGAAAAGGCATCTACCGGGTGGACGACCGGGCCCGGCTGAGGGAAGCCTTTGAGGCCGCGTGCCGCGAGAGCGAGGCCTATTTTGGCGGCTCGGGGGTGTATATCGAAAAGCTGCTGGAGAACCCCCGGCACATCGAGGTGCAGGTCCTGGCCGCACCCGGCGGGCAGGTGGTGCACCTGGGGGAACGGGAGTGTTCGGTGCAGCGGCGCTTTCAGAAGCTGGTGGAGGAATCCCCGGCGCCCGACCTCGACGAGGAAAGCCGCCGGAAGGTGGCGGCCATGGCGGTGCGTCTCGCGGCGCACCTGGGGTACGTCAATGCCGGCACCGTCGAATTCCTG contains these protein-coding regions:
- a CDS encoding DUF2284 domain-containing protein; this translates as MRPPSGEGETAPAVKGGEGGRPEEALRNRYLRVRSLAEASARREGGVREDLGRYLELAGQYGAAAGRILRREDLRLDPRVRLKCQVPRCRHFGACANCPPFVPNLAEAPELIGRYSWGLLLRWDWERAAPAAAGMASRRAVYEAIGAVEAAAFYDGYYLAAGFASGSCRRYLCKGEPCRALVIPGEGCRFPLLSRPSLEAAGFDAYGMARDAGWDMYPAGSHPPEEVCRLTAVALVLID
- a CDS encoding ATP-grasp domain-containing protein; its protein translation is MIGKVLVANRGEIARRVIRACHELGLKAVAVYSDADREALHVREADEAYHLGRSRPLDSYLNIPRIIEVLKQSGADAVHPGYGFLAENARFARAVEEAGTCWIGPPADVMEVLESKCRSRRLAREAGVPVVPGSLEGLHDFGEVEEWFDRLGPPVALKIDRGGGGKGIYRVDDRARLREAFEAACRESEAYFGGSGVYIEKLLENPRHIEVQVLAAPGGQVVHLGERECSVQRRFQKLVEESPAPDLDEESRRKVAAMAVRLAAHLGYVNAGTVEFLHDTDGHFYFLEVNKRIQVEHPVTEMVTGRDLVQAQLLVAGTGRLPFRQEEIERRGHAVEARIYAEDPVSFLPSPGTITSLSLPAGEGIRVDHALEEGLRIPPYYDPLIAKVIAWGEHRNAALERLARALEETSIAGIATSLEFHRRLLAHPAFRLGRYHTGLVADMLPTGEGEKGWMSFA
- a CDS encoding acetyl-CoA carboxylase biotin carboxyl carrier protein subunit, which produces MWQAMAPVAGLIAKISVKEGQVVERGQIVAFVQCMKTEIPVVAEDGGVVRSIRVEEGDEVELGDVILDVC
- a CDS encoding CoA transferase codes for the protein MRGALHGLRVLDLSRLLPGPLCTAILAAYGADVTKVEDPHRGDWAKTVPPLFGGANLTYTNVNRGKRIIELDLKSEPDRERFWELVDASDALVQSFRPGVVRRLGIDYAAVRERNPRLVYVSLSAFGEEGELAGRAGHDLNCLALAGLLDLNRDDRGRPVIPGVQISDLSIALWGVVGVLLALAQRQRTGRGCHLELSLLGVSLSWLVGELHRLGTGAGAAEAAFPVPGFLGGALACYNLYPVKGGRFAALCALEPHSWREVCLRLGREEWIDWQFLPEKQGEMIRALGETFSAAPWEHWGQVLGEQVAFSPVLSVEEVAAHPAPASTGVLEKTALAPGLEVYQVAWGACVRAAE
- a CDS encoding GAF domain-containing protein, producing MEGRVQWEKAGTEGSHMGREGYVGDGEGFWPEEDPLWTGYESFLEDLVAGSDCGGALLFVASPVTGGYLAVVLRSANGVRKKRVCLSPEALPLLAVAAGDREYRLTNEAIGSLLAVAGEDPALPAEGACFCLAEQRLVGFAVLGRPDWPVAVPPGLLQLLTRVSRQFARLLTTVETLKKERKLLNDTLSCLREANERLLEGGGFEAALERVLEAARSMVGAEGAGLLLYEEETGYLTLQKPAFGSYDEYRIGRYKVTTEEPSNAVRVFKTREPYVSNNAPQDPRFVKDLLDLFPARSVVSLPVVAGDRCIGVMHVTNKPGGFSEEDVFVLKSVVSQLAIAIANARLVSRIKMEETQSRVLYELSRDFNLLDADGLVRRAAEAASQVLPVLGVAIALRPEASDQPKIVAGGGCATGWVGRNLPAELLADELEVKDLRAPQTPVNWMEEEAAALGATSQVRVAVGTGGEVLGVLLAWTGGNAQLAPSQLRFLSLLGSQMAMAVRNARLFASEKRVTRRLERITSINEQIARLILEGAGIQAITEALAENLHRQVAFYDCRLVRRAWAGLEGEELAAAEQALKQVATEHLRDAPPDDTTPISVPGPQGRELVLVPIELGADVGGYLVLLVERKEEYEELKEIVLRVLPVYALELLKEQSRVAQGVIQYAEQELVSKLIGGSGLAGGEVLARAAGLGYDVGRPHLVAVCAPAEGGATGESGSGRAARRLSRTEVTEIRSFIRQSFPDSLRALVDGRIVVLIPDRPERTRRQLEVLARKYHLWIGVGGYVENLKDFPVAFSHACFSLGYARRFGLGPGVTCFQELGLYQALASEDTARCLYHTAVATLGPLLERDLERGTGYLKTLATFYAQGGSVKAAAEAMFCHPNTIRYRLERIRELLGIGIAEPDRRLNLEVALRVIRYYHPQLF
- a CDS encoding sodium:solute symporter family protein, coding for MTGKSILVLIIVLVYLLAVVIGIGVAEARRRRGAKDEFALAARTMGLWEVGLTCGLAVLGAVHVTGFFEMSWFNGAATLWFSIGSAFTLAILAATSGRWARSMGVGTAYELVGRATGSQALAVVSVCVGAPLIWGVLTLETQGLGIIMSALTGVPLQYGVVIGAIIGILYVFIAGMKQVARLNLINIGVLYVGGIVAAAYLSFALPQGWSGVSEFYVAQNEAWALSIMGPPGTLISFALVNLLVLPLFHLSNQFLLQPMISADSARTVQRSMWIAVPVNAAFGIFTCAMGLAAKTIPQFAEMGPKLAAPGMLVGLLPWWLCAWLLASFLLVVLSTFAITCLAPSTAFVKDIYVNLLKPQATEKEVERAIRTVMLILAVAAVIPSMALPPIVAAILWLYAWSVPVSVSLVMGLFWKRSPLASGITWAVAWVANALWSFTGLPAALGVPNLPGIYIVLLISLVLGIILTAVCKGEPGYFLARRRPAAAVSA
- a CDS encoding cysteine hydrolase, which codes for MAPVGRGRVPWTFRRDRSALLVIDLQNDFVAPGAIMEVPEARRQIPKVKALIEGCRRLGVPVIYTVHVHHPSLDLCPLQRRMFPRLAEEGLREGTPGVEVYPEIAPQPGELVIRKRRFSAFYNTELETVLRNLKGPSQIDTVIICGTVTNICCESTARDAFFRDYKVVFGSDVNAALDEELHRATLRNMAEVFGRVMDGQAILAALEAGEG